The proteins below come from a single Ignavibacteria bacterium genomic window:
- a CDS encoding M6 family metalloprotease domain-containing protein: MNVGKKIVFFLPIHFFFLTISLSIIPVKQGRTIPHRYEKEFQTMRRTYSEGYWAKKFRERKLHREQFPSLYANPNILTDTVFAPALMGAYLDLPPTYSRLQFQSQLFDGPNPTGTVTDFYRETSYGQMHLTGKCEGWYTLPHTLSEILDGGDGAQFTWELLSAADSAVDFRPYIRYYDAEGNGHIPFLIIIHTGADAAAGANNIWSHVFSFVYYSGQVFETNDTLPGNKKVIVDGPYAIEPEMQGSNNTGGPIETIGVFCHELGHIFGLPDLYAPAGSGEGLGGWCLMASGAYGGDQGHSETPSQMSAWCKEQLGWVTPTVISTTEINLEILPATYFPVSYKLWRNGEMGNEYIIVENRQRKKFDAFLLESGLLIYHVDNNRNSQNDPNHYKVDIEQADGLRELNRGLNRGNAGDPFPGRNGANNPNFIFDGFTLPNSRDYQNEVTGIAITHITKQDSLVVCNATIWDTSFVFQNFEDWADYLGVTDSAGEAFGVSSADFNNDGFADIFVANNNGSKLFRNNGNDSFTDVTNSAGVFDAELNRAGIFADYDNDGFDDLYLLTTNILGNTRKNKLFHNNGNGTFSRNTASVLEFASKSSSASFADFNSDGWMDVIVVCANAPTKVFKNNNGIYEDVTGISGINFSANGISCAWSDVDNDGDNDVYIVAKNNQPSKLFLNHGNGIFTDGTDAAGVSNISSGQSATFGDFNNDGFNDLLIVNQQLIRLFKNNGNGTFSDVTSLSGISSNGVNSSSQWIDFNADGFLDVVVAKNGPTKVFKNNGNGTFNEFSGRAGIYSLADSRGMSVTDFDNNGFPDVFVGNASSVNFFFKNFSNGNNTLRLQCIGSSSGKNAIGTKILLYTNGVQQMREISCGNGLMSQNSFVQLFGISSSSVIDSVIIYWTSGASSKVENLVPGFYQLFENPLDVSENTRTPLKYVLSQNYPNPFNPVTVIRYQVIVNSVVTLKVYDVLGKEVATLLNNEEIDKGMHKVEFDASHLTSGVYFYRIDISQNGILHYNEMKKLLLVK, from the coding sequence ATGAACGTTGGAAAAAAAATTGTTTTCTTTTTGCCCATCCATTTCTTCTTCCTCACTATTTCGCTTTCGATAATTCCTGTGAAACAAGGAAGGACAATTCCCCATCGTTACGAAAAAGAATTTCAAACAATGCGGCGAACATACAGCGAAGGATATTGGGCAAAAAAATTCCGTGAGCGAAAATTACATCGGGAGCAATTCCCGTCTTTGTATGCAAATCCCAATATACTTACGGACACCGTGTTTGCGCCTGCGTTAATGGGTGCGTATCTTGATTTACCGCCAACATATTCGCGTTTGCAGTTCCAATCGCAACTTTTTGACGGACCAAATCCAACGGGAACAGTTACAGATTTTTACAGAGAAACTTCATACGGACAAATGCACTTAACCGGAAAATGCGAAGGATGGTACACGCTTCCGCATACACTTTCGGAAATTCTTGACGGCGGCGACGGTGCGCAATTTACGTGGGAATTACTTAGCGCCGCAGATTCTGCCGTTGATTTTCGTCCGTATATCCGCTACTATGATGCGGAAGGAAACGGTCATATTCCGTTTCTTATTATTATTCACACAGGCGCAGATGCTGCTGCGGGGGCGAATAATATTTGGTCGCACGTGTTTAGTTTTGTGTACTATTCCGGTCAAGTATTTGAAACCAATGATACACTTCCCGGGAATAAAAAAGTTATTGTTGATGGTCCGTATGCGATTGAACCGGAAATGCAGGGAAGTAATAATACGGGCGGACCGATTGAAACGATTGGAGTTTTTTGTCATGAGTTAGGACATATTTTTGGGTTGCCCGATTTGTATGCTCCCGCTGGTTCAGGCGAAGGACTTGGCGGATGGTGTTTGATGGCAAGTGGTGCGTACGGAGGAGACCAAGGACATTCAGAAACTCCGTCGCAAATGTCCGCATGGTGCAAAGAACAACTTGGGTGGGTTACGCCGACAGTAATTTCTACAACGGAAATAAATCTAGAAATTCTGCCTGCAACATATTTTCCTGTCAGTTATAAATTATGGCGAAACGGTGAAATGGGGAATGAATATATTATTGTTGAAAATCGTCAGCGAAAAAAATTCGATGCGTTTCTTTTGGAAAGTGGATTGCTGATATATCACGTGGATAATAATCGAAACAGTCAAAACGATCCGAACCATTACAAAGTAGATATTGAACAAGCGGATGGTTTACGCGAACTCAATCGCGGATTGAATCGCGGAAATGCTGGAGATCCGTTTCCGGGAAGAAACGGCGCAAACAATCCGAATTTCATCTTCGATGGTTTTACGCTTCCGAATTCCCGAGACTATCAAAATGAAGTTACCGGAATTGCGATTACACATATTACCAAACAAGATTCTCTCGTTGTTTGTAATGCAACAATTTGGGATACATCGTTCGTGTTTCAAAACTTTGAAGATTGGGCGGATTATCTTGGTGTAACCGATTCTGCAGGTGAAGCGTTCGGTGTTTCGTCTGCGGATTTCAACAACGATGGATTCGCGGATATTTTTGTTGCGAATAATAACGGAAGCAAATTATTTCGGAACAATGGAAATGATTCATTCACCGATGTTACAAACAGTGCGGGAGTTTTTGATGCGGAACTCAATCGCGCAGGAATTTTTGCCGATTATGATAACGATGGTTTTGATGATTTGTATTTGCTCACGACCAATATTCTTGGTAACACGCGAAAGAATAAACTGTTTCATAACAATGGGAATGGAACGTTTTCACGCAACACAGCAAGCGTTTTGGAATTTGCAAGTAAATCAAGTTCCGCATCATTTGCCGATTTCAATAGTGATGGATGGATGGATGTTATCGTTGTTTGCGCAAATGCGCCGACGAAAGTGTTTAAGAACAACAACGGCATCTACGAAGACGTTACAGGAATTTCCGGAATCAATTTTTCTGCGAATGGAATTTCGTGCGCGTGGAGCGATGTTGATAACGACGGCGATAATGATGTGTATATTGTTGCAAAAAATAATCAGCCGAGCAAATTATTCTTGAATCATGGCAACGGAATTTTTACTGATGGAACCGACGCCGCAGGAGTTTCAAATATATCCAGTGGACAATCGGCAACGTTTGGCGATTTCAATAATGATGGATTCAACGATTTGCTTATCGTTAATCAGCAATTGATTCGACTTTTCAAAAATAACGGTAACGGAACATTTTCCGATGTAACTTCTCTTTCCGGAATTTCGAGTAACGGCGTGAACAGTTCTTCACAGTGGATTGATTTCAATGCTGATGGTTTTCTCGATGTAGTTGTTGCCAAAAATGGACCGACAAAAGTTTTTAAAAACAACGGCAATGGAACGTTTAATGAATTTTCGGGACGCGCGGGGATTTATTCACTCGCAGATTCGCGTGGAATGAGCGTGACGGATTTTGATAACAATGGTTTTCCCGATGTGTTTGTGGGCAATGCAAGTTCTGTAAATTTCTTTTTCAAAAATTTTTCAAATGGAAACAACACACTTCGTTTGCAATGTATCGGAAGTTCATCAGGCAAAAACGCTATCGGAACGAAAATATTGTTGTACACAAACGGAGTTCAACAAATGCGCGAAATTTCATGCGGAAACGGTTTGATGTCGCAAAACAGTTTTGTTCAACTTTTTGGAATCAGTTCTTCATCGGTCATTGATTCGGTAATTATTTACTGGACTTCCGGCGCATCCTCGAAAGTAGAAAATCTTGTTCCCGGGTTTTATCAATTGTTTGAAAATCCATTGGATGTTTCAGAAAACACACGCACTCCGTTGAAGTATGTTCTTTCACAAAATTATCCGAATCCGTTTAATCCAGTTACTGTTATTCGTTATCAGGTAATTGTTAATAGTGTTGTAACATTAAAGGTTTATGATGTTCTTGGAAAAGAAGTTGCAACGTTATTGAACAACGAAGAAATAGATAAAGGAATGCACAAAGTTGAGTTTGATGCAAGCCATTTAACCAGCGGTGTGTATTTCTATCGTATAGATATTTCGCAAAATGGAATCTTGCATTACAACGAAATGAAGAAATTGCTACTGGTAAAATAA
- a CDS encoding peptidase M49 — MNTSSFKNNTPQHDAAHISNETERKYIIERVGPARVVQLYADGFENLSLKEKIFSYYVSRAALAGRDIAIDQHHSNALEIRDMLEKIVTYSDGIENRILEKIFTYLKLFWLNNGFYDNLTSKKINPEFTFEALRAAAKLAQNNGANIISDNEDIETKLFRLKRVIFNMESQPMLCNKTPGEDYIKGSAVNYYRGDLAYEEVRRWAALGFERHPLNSTVVKEHGRITEHIWRAGGEGFPPGMYAKELQNVIYFLEQAIPFASSENQVKTLQLLVKYFKTGEQNDFRNYNIQWIKDSSNVDFIMGFIEVYLDPCGKKGEWEASVFYTDPELTLVMEHLAHLAHYFETKMPWANEYKKHILHPPIAKVINVIVETGGTGPISPIGINLPNEQALRQQFGSKSILLRNVADAYEQSSGKDLLVEFAWDDEEIFNHEKYGTKADNLHTALHEIIGHGSGKVSTHLIGDPANYLPGYYNTLEEARADLIALWCVFDTKLIETGIAENIFELKKIAETMFQQAVRVALTQLRRIGDSEHLEEDHMKNRQLIVHYLMEDFRAVRKVSRNGKTYYRIMDFERAHSAVGRLLAEVMRIKAEGDLKAAKNLIDTYGLKVDKELRIEVQERVKKLDAPAYTGFVQPSLELVKNSSGEIIDVNVTYPLDLKTQMFEYSQLSKQETPVEKKPHTRSSRFAHITLS; from the coding sequence GTGAACACATCCAGTTTTAAAAACAACACTCCGCAGCACGATGCCGCGCATATCTCCAACGAAACAGAACGCAAGTATATCATTGAACGCGTAGGACCGGCGCGCGTTGTGCAGTTATACGCCGACGGATTTGAAAATCTTTCATTGAAAGAAAAAATATTTTCGTATTATGTTTCCCGAGCAGCGCTTGCCGGACGCGACATCGCAATTGACCAACATCACAGCAATGCATTGGAAATTCGCGATATGTTGGAAAAAATTGTTACGTATTCCGATGGAATTGAAAACCGAATTCTCGAAAAAATTTTTACGTACTTAAAACTGTTTTGGCTCAACAACGGATTTTATGACAATCTCACATCGAAAAAAATCAATCCCGAATTTACTTTTGAAGCATTACGAGCGGCAGCAAAATTAGCGCAGAACAACGGCGCGAACATTATTTCCGACAACGAAGATATTGAAACGAAACTCTTTCGATTGAAGCGCGTCATTTTCAATATGGAATCGCAACCGATGCTTTGCAATAAAACTCCCGGCGAAGATTACATTAAAGGAAGCGCAGTGAATTATTACCGCGGCGATTTAGCATACGAAGAAGTGCGACGGTGGGCGGCATTGGGTTTTGAACGGCATCCGTTAAACTCAACGGTTGTCAAAGAACACGGAAGAATTACTGAACATATTTGGCGCGCCGGCGGCGAAGGTTTTCCTCCGGGAATGTACGCCAAAGAATTGCAGAACGTTATTTACTTTCTCGAACAAGCAATTCCGTTTGCAAGTTCGGAAAACCAAGTGAAGACTCTTCAACTGCTTGTCAAGTATTTTAAGACGGGCGAGCAAAATGATTTTCGTAATTACAACATTCAATGGATTAAAGATTCATCGAATGTTGATTTTATTATGGGTTTCATTGAAGTGTATCTTGACCCCTGCGGTAAAAAAGGAGAATGGGAGGCATCAGTTTTTTATACCGACCCCGAACTTACGTTGGTTATGGAACATCTTGCACATCTTGCACATTATTTTGAAACAAAAATGCCGTGGGCAAACGAATATAAAAAACATATCCTGCATCCTCCGATTGCGAAAGTTATCAATGTTATTGTGGAAACGGGAGGCACGGGACCTATTTCACCGATTGGAATCAATCTTCCAAATGAACAGGCGTTGCGACAACAATTTGGCTCGAAAAGTATTTTGCTGCGCAATGTTGCCGACGCGTACGAACAATCCAGCGGAAAAGATTTGTTAGTGGAATTTGCGTGGGATGACGAAGAAATTTTCAACCATGAAAAATATGGGACGAAAGCGGATAATCTCCACACTGCATTACACGAAATTATCGGACACGGTTCCGGAAAAGTAAGCACGCACCTCATTGGCGACCCTGCGAATTATCTTCCCGGGTATTACAATACATTAGAAGAAGCGCGCGCAGATTTAATTGCGTTGTGGTGCGTCTTTGATACGAAACTTATTGAAACAGGTATTGCCGAAAATATCTTTGAACTGAAAAAAATCGCTGAGACAATGTTCCAGCAAGCAGTACGGGTTGCGTTAACTCAGTTGCGAAGAATCGGCGATTCGGAACACTTGGAAGAAGACCATATGAAAAACCGCCAACTTATTGTGCATTACTTGATGGAAGATTTTCGCGCAGTTCGTAAAGTTTCACGCAACGGAAAAACATACTACCGTATTATGGATTTCGAACGCGCACATTCCGCAGTCGGACGATTACTTGCCGAAGTAATGCGAATAAAAGCGGAAGGAGATTTGAAAGCCGCTAAAAACCTCATTGATACTTACGGTTTGAAAGTCGATAAAGAACTGAGAATCGAAGTTCAGGAACGCGTGAAAAAACTCGACGCGCCTGCTTACACGGGATTCGTGCAACCAAGTTTGGAACTGGTCAAAAATTCTTCTGGAGAAATTATTGATGTGAACGTAACGTATCCCCTAGATTTGAAAACACAAATGTTCGAGTATTCACAACTTTCAAAACAAGAAACACCCGTTGAGAAAAAACCTCATACACGCTCATCACGTTTTGCGCATATTACGCTTTCATAA
- the murA gene encoding UDP-N-acetylglucosamine 1-carboxyvinyltransferase codes for MDKFIIHGGEQLNGEVTISGAKNALLALMPATLLAQGTYNFSNAPQLGDISTMRKLLQTMGGASTQKQNKLTLDTSHVNTYEAPYEHVKKMRASIYVLGPLLSRYGYAKVSLPGGCAWGPRPVNLHIEGLKNLGAEIDLENGYIVAKAKRLQGTRMVFDVSSVGATGNIMMAATLAKGTTIIENAATEPEIITLADFLLKMGARINGIGTSHLEIIGVDELAPTSFEVIPDRIEAATFLCAVALTGGNVILHKVIPEHLTSVLSKIEECGTQMEIHNNSVKISSDGIISPVNVTTAPFPGFPTDVQAQWIALMAKANGTSLVEDTIYLDRFKHVPELIRLGADITLRENTAIVKGVRTLKGAKVMSTDLRASASLILGGLVAKGITEVLRVYHLDRGYETIEKKLVHLGAKIERVSGSEY; via the coding sequence ATGGACAAATTTATCATTCATGGCGGCGAACAGTTGAACGGAGAAGTTACCATCAGTGGAGCGAAAAATGCTTTGCTTGCTTTAATGCCAGCAACACTGCTTGCACAAGGAACATACAACTTTTCGAACGCTCCTCAACTCGGTGATATTTCAACAATGCGAAAACTTCTTCAAACAATGGGAGGAGCATCTACGCAAAAACAGAACAAACTAACGCTCGATACATCACACGTGAATACTTACGAAGCGCCCTACGAACACGTGAAGAAAATGCGCGCTTCGATTTATGTACTCGGTCCGTTGCTTTCGCGATACGGATATGCAAAAGTTTCACTTCCTGGAGGATGCGCGTGGGGTCCGCGTCCAGTGAATTTACATATTGAAGGGTTGAAAAACCTTGGCGCAGAAATTGATTTGGAAAACGGTTACATCGTTGCGAAAGCAAAACGATTGCAGGGAACGAGAATGGTATTCGATGTATCGAGCGTTGGCGCAACGGGAAATATAATGATGGCGGCAACACTGGCGAAAGGGACAACAATTATTGAGAATGCCGCGACTGAACCGGAAATAATAACGCTTGCGGATTTTCTTTTGAAAATGGGTGCGCGCATCAACGGCATCGGTACATCACATCTCGAAATCATAGGCGTGGACGAACTTGCGCCAACATCATTTGAAGTTATTCCCGATAGAATTGAGGCGGCGACGTTTCTCTGTGCTGTTGCATTAACCGGCGGAAATGTCATACTGCACAAGGTTATTCCTGAGCATCTCACTTCCGTATTAAGCAAAATTGAAGAATGCGGAACGCAGATGGAAATTCATAACAATTCTGTGAAAATTTCTTCCGATGGAATCATCTCTCCGGTGAATGTAACAACAGCGCCGTTCCCGGGATTTCCAACGGATGTTCAGGCGCAGTGGATTGCGTTAATGGCGAAAGCAAACGGAACATCATTGGTTGAAGATACAATTTATCTCGACCGATTTAAACACGTTCCGGAACTTATTCGTCTTGGAGCAGATATTACGTTGAGAGAAAATACTGCGATTGTGAAAGGTGTGCGAACATTGAAAGGAGCAAAAGTAATGTCAACGGATTTGCGCGCGTCAGCGTCGTTAATTCTTGGAGGACTTGTTGCAAAAGGGATAACGGAAGTGCTGCGCGTGTATCATCTCGATAGAGGATATGAGACAATAGAAAAAAAATTAGTGCATTTAGGTGCGAAGATAGAACGTGTGAGCGGGAGTGAATATTAG
- a CDS encoding M20/M25/M40 family metallo-hydrolase has translation MKLKFLFVVLVVTSSFRDVVVAQSQEKIDTAVISKIKDEGMNRSQVMELLSYLTDIYGPRLTGSPEYNKAAQWAKEKLTSMGIENAHLEAWGPFGRGWTLKKFSLSMLEPKTLPLIAYPKAWSPATQGTISGDVLYLDAAIDSTFEHYKGKLQGKFVLFSDARSIKAHFEAEASRETDSSLLALANADMPQQSQRRFEQTPEQKLRARYNFNKWKMCIEEGALAVLESNRGDGGNIFVQGANVPNHPDTPSTRSLRVYSEKAKTLPQVVLSAEQYNRILRMIKKGERVRLELNLDVAFTKEDSSYNIIGEIPGTDLQNEIVMLGAHFDSWHGGTGATDNATGSAVCMEAMRILKTLDVKPRRTIRLGLWGGEEQGLLGSQAYVKKHFGTKFNDSTGKEVTSLFEQKTTVQLKPDAEKFSVYFNNDNGSGKVRGVYMQGNEATRPIFREWLKPFYSMEASTLTLSNTGGTDHLSFDAIGLPGFQFIQDELEYFTRTHHSTMDVFERVQEEDLKQASIVMAAFVYNAAMRDNKFPRKAFPISKPQGSN, from the coding sequence ATGAAACTGAAATTTCTTTTCGTTGTTCTTGTTGTAACAAGTTCTTTTCGCGATGTTGTCGTTGCGCAATCGCAGGAAAAAATTGATACAGCGGTTATTTCCAAAATCAAAGATGAGGGGATGAACCGTTCGCAAGTAATGGAACTGCTCAGTTATCTTACAGACATTTACGGTCCTCGCCTCACCGGTTCTCCCGAATATAACAAAGCGGCACAATGGGCAAAAGAAAAACTCACTTCCATGGGAATAGAAAATGCGCATCTCGAAGCGTGGGGTCCGTTTGGTCGCGGATGGACACTGAAAAAATTTTCCCTTTCGATGCTCGAACCAAAAACGCTTCCACTCATTGCATACCCGAAAGCGTGGAGCCCTGCAACCCAAGGAACGATTTCCGGTGATGTTCTTTATCTCGACGCAGCAATAGACAGCACATTTGAACATTACAAAGGAAAATTACAAGGAAAATTTGTCTTGTTCAGCGATGCACGCAGCATCAAAGCGCATTTTGAAGCGGAAGCATCGCGCGAAACGGATTCGAGTTTGCTCGCGCTTGCAAATGCCGATATGCCGCAACAAAGCCAACGCAGATTTGAACAAACTCCGGAACAAAAACTTCGCGCGCGCTATAATTTCAACAAATGGAAAATGTGTATCGAAGAAGGCGCGCTTGCGGTGTTGGAATCCAATCGCGGCGACGGCGGCAACATCTTTGTGCAAGGCGCAAATGTTCCCAATCATCCTGATACGCCTTCCACGCGTTCCCTACGCGTGTACAGTGAAAAAGCAAAAACACTTCCGCAAGTTGTTCTTTCTGCGGAACAGTACAACCGCATTCTTCGAATGATAAAAAAAGGTGAACGCGTGAGATTGGAATTGAATCTTGACGTCGCTTTTACCAAAGAAGATTCTTCCTACAACATTATTGGAGAAATTCCCGGAACAGATTTACAAAATGAAATCGTTATGCTTGGCGCGCATTTCGATTCGTGGCACGGAGGTACCGGCGCAACCGACAATGCAACCGGTTCTGCAGTTTGTATGGAAGCAATGCGAATTTTAAAAACGTTAGATGTGAAACCGCGAAGAACCATTCGACTTGGTTTATGGGGAGGTGAAGAACAAGGACTTCTGGGTTCGCAAGCGTACGTGAAAAAACATTTCGGAACAAAATTCAACGACTCAACGGGAAAAGAAGTAACATCATTGTTTGAACAAAAAACGACTGTGCAGTTGAAACCCGATGCGGAAAAATTTTCTGTGTACTTCAATAACGATAACGGAAGTGGAAAAGTGCGCGGCGTGTATATGCAAGGAAACGAAGCAACTCGACCGATTTTCCGTGAATGGTTAAAACCGTTTTATTCGATGGAGGCATCCACACTCACGCTTTCGAACACAGGAGGAACAGACCACTTATCGTTCGATGCCATTGGACTTCCTGGATTTCAATTTATTCAGGATGAACTTGAGTATTTTACGCGAACACACCACTCGACAATGGATGTGTTCGAACGTGTGCAGGAAGAAGATTTGAAACAAGCGTCCATTGTCATGGCAGCATTTGTGTATAATGCGGCAATGCGCGATAATAAATTTCCGCGTAAAGCGTTTCCGATTTCAAAACCGCAAGGAAGCAATTAA